A single window of uncultured Tolumonas sp. DNA harbors:
- a CDS encoding EAL domain-containing protein: MIKTYVLEIESHSELLSSLRAFCSQHNITDEQQTLIQAFTCLTQKTAVAGIISAIQTVLPNAKIIGTSTGSWIAGQRYSSQHTILQFCVFEHSQVKTLLIPICQDNLSELAKLIDQRLVSENTRLMLLFSSPSIQQAGFLLDELCLLNPDVVLAGGYSSQGSTSEPPLQFTEHGIADQGIVLASISSSQLYLFNKYAFGWNGIGKQLTLTSVQYNRVFTIDHQPAQDIYAKYLGAEVAACLSTAMADFPLYQIQNGVTLSRNPRIFHADGSITFDGKLLENSKVQFAFSDLPNIAKESRYLLSQLPLAHAEAAFIYSCAGRLDYLKENVQSELEIFQDHPNIAGFFSYGEFFHHKQSAHILGHTLTCLLMSESAPLSMQKPIEKWKLQTNLQQSGLYHLFRTTSNELDQVNNSLQDEINRQTKTIYDQLYFKKLTGLPNRNHLLRDLTYNQDFFPRHLAILDILSFSAINDFYGIDTGDHVLNKVAARIQNQVPVTTTPSYRLYHLTGGQYALAATNHIQETTFTDTINDVLDDFKHADIEVRQDRFSIQFCTGISSRPEKWQENATPLLTRADKALIQARKEHSSIVFYHKDLPILQEMESNQIMTKKVKRAIQNDQLWVQYQPIYHANNNTISHFECLIRLFDEESKVVPPNEFIHVAQKANLYPEITKKVLTEAVKMIKSTAHSFAVNLSAHDFTNSDTLNYIDSILADRSIAQRLIFEIVETESMGDYELVRAFQKRIALAGASLAVDDFGSGYSNYSHLAHLGAGHLKIDGSLIKECHLDPLILDIVESIVTFSKKIGVKTVAEYVCNVELAQICRRLKIDYLQGYYLSPPVSEADLLRLLSSQALRL; this comes from the coding sequence ATGATTAAAACTTATGTTTTAGAAATTGAAAGTCATAGTGAACTGTTGTCTTCACTCCGCGCCTTTTGCTCGCAACACAATATCACTGATGAACAACAAACTCTGATACAAGCATTCACTTGCCTGACGCAAAAAACGGCCGTAGCAGGCATCATTAGTGCTATTCAAACAGTATTACCCAACGCAAAAATTATCGGCACATCCACCGGTTCATGGATCGCAGGCCAACGTTATAGCTCTCAACACACCATCTTACAATTCTGTGTCTTTGAACATAGTCAGGTAAAAACATTACTGATACCAATATGTCAGGATAATTTATCCGAATTAGCTAAGTTGATAGACCAGCGTTTGGTGAGTGAAAATACTCGCTTAATGCTGTTATTTTCCAGCCCTTCGATTCAGCAAGCCGGTTTTCTGCTGGATGAACTTTGCTTGTTAAACCCGGATGTCGTTTTAGCCGGTGGCTATTCATCTCAGGGATCAACATCTGAGCCACCATTACAGTTCACAGAACACGGTATTGCCGATCAAGGTATCGTATTAGCCTCGATATCATCATCCCAATTATATTTATTTAACAAATATGCCTTTGGTTGGAATGGGATAGGCAAACAACTCACACTGACGTCGGTGCAGTACAACCGAGTATTTACCATCGACCATCAACCAGCACAGGATATCTACGCTAAATATCTTGGTGCTGAAGTAGCAGCCTGTTTATCAACGGCCATGGCCGATTTTCCACTGTATCAAATACAAAATGGTGTCACGCTGTCCCGCAATCCACGAATTTTTCACGCTGACGGGTCAATTACTTTTGATGGAAAGTTATTGGAAAACAGCAAGGTACAATTTGCGTTCTCAGATCTGCCGAATATCGCCAAAGAATCACGCTATCTATTATCGCAGTTGCCATTAGCACATGCTGAAGCAGCCTTTATCTATTCTTGTGCCGGACGACTCGACTACCTGAAAGAGAATGTTCAGTCAGAGCTGGAAATATTCCAGGATCACCCGAATATAGCTGGCTTCTTTTCTTATGGTGAATTTTTCCATCATAAGCAAAGTGCACATATTCTGGGGCATACCTTAACCTGTTTGTTGATGTCAGAATCCGCGCCGTTAAGCATGCAAAAACCGATCGAAAAATGGAAACTACAAACCAATTTGCAACAATCCGGTCTGTACCATTTATTTCGTACCACCAGCAATGAACTGGATCAGGTCAATAATTCACTACAAGATGAAATTAACCGACAGACAAAAACCATCTATGATCAGCTCTATTTTAAGAAACTGACCGGGTTACCCAATCGTAATCATCTGTTGCGTGATCTGACTTACAACCAAGATTTTTTTCCCCGACATTTAGCTATCCTGGATATTCTATCGTTCAGTGCGATTAACGATTTTTATGGTATTGATACTGGCGACCATGTACTCAATAAAGTAGCTGCCCGAATTCAAAATCAGGTTCCGGTCACTACCACTCCCAGCTATCGTTTGTATCATCTGACTGGTGGGCAATACGCCTTAGCAGCCACTAATCATATTCAGGAAACTACGTTTACCGATACGATTAATGATGTGCTGGATGATTTTAAGCATGCAGATATTGAAGTAAGACAAGATCGCTTCAGCATTCAGTTTTGCACCGGTATCAGCTCCCGCCCGGAGAAATGGCAGGAAAATGCCACACCACTGCTGACACGCGCAGATAAAGCGCTGATACAAGCCAGAAAAGAACATTCAAGTATCGTGTTTTATCATAAGGATCTGCCCATTTTGCAAGAAATGGAATCTAACCAGATCATGACCAAAAAGGTTAAACGAGCGATACAAAACGATCAGCTATGGGTGCAATATCAACCTATTTATCATGCAAATAACAACACCATCAGCCATTTTGAATGCCTGATCCGTCTCTTTGATGAAGAAAGCAAAGTTGTACCGCCGAATGAATTCATTCATGTCGCGCAAAAAGCCAATTTGTATCCTGAAATCACCAAAAAAGTGCTGACCGAAGCTGTAAAAATGATCAAGTCCACCGCACACAGTTTTGCGGTGAATCTCAGTGCTCATGATTTTACCAATTCCGATACACTAAATTATATCGACAGCATCCTGGCAGACCGTTCAATAGCCCAGCGTCTGATTTTTGAGATTGTGGAAACAGAAAGCATGGGTGACTATGAATTGGTTCGAGCTTTTCAAAAACGGATCGCTCTCGCGGGAGCATCGTTGGCAGTAGATGATTTTGGTTCCGGTTATTCCAACTACTCACATTTGGCGCATCTGGGTGCAGGTCATCTAAAAATAGATGGCTCATTAATCAAAGAGTGTCATCTCGATCCGCTTATTCTTGATATCGTTGAATCAATCGTTACTTTTTCTAAAAAAATTGGCGTCAAAACCGTTGCCGAATATGTTTGTAACGTCGAGTTAGCACAGATCTGTCGACGTCTTAAAATTGATTATCTGCAAGGTTATTACCTCTCACCGCCAGTAAGTGAAGCTGATTTACTTCGGTTACTTTCATCACAAGCCTTACGATTATGA
- the nfsA gene encoding oxygen-insensitive NADPH nitroreductase has product MNTTITQIKAHKSIRAYTDQPITAEQLDEILAAAQQAPSSSFLQAASIIRITDKTLRAQIMQLSAEQAYIAGAAEFLLFCADFNRHKQIVSDAKTGFVEQLLIGATDAAMMGQNALVAAESLGLGGVYIGAVRNHPAEIGELLGLPELVIPLFGLCLGYPAQDPEVKPRLPRALVVHENRYQPLNKTLLAQYDDQMRAYYASRTSNNKDQSWSSQITAILGREARPYMLNYLQQQGYCKK; this is encoded by the coding sequence ATGAATACGACGATTACTCAAATCAAAGCGCACAAATCCATCCGTGCTTATACCGACCAACCGATCACCGCGGAGCAACTTGATGAAATTCTGGCTGCAGCGCAACAAGCTCCGAGTTCTAGTTTTCTGCAGGCTGCATCGATTATTAGGATCACGGATAAAACGTTACGAGCTCAGATCATGCAGTTGTCTGCCGAACAAGCATACATAGCCGGCGCTGCGGAGTTTCTACTTTTTTGTGCGGATTTTAATCGTCATAAACAAATTGTTTCCGATGCCAAAACAGGGTTCGTTGAGCAGTTACTCATTGGTGCTACGGATGCTGCCATGATGGGACAAAATGCGCTGGTGGCTGCAGAATCACTGGGCTTGGGTGGGGTATATATTGGTGCGGTACGAAATCATCCGGCAGAAATTGGTGAATTATTAGGTTTGCCAGAACTGGTTATTCCTCTTTTTGGTTTGTGTTTAGGTTATCCAGCACAAGACCCAGAGGTTAAACCTCGTTTACCGCGTGCATTGGTTGTGCATGAAAACCGCTATCAACCGCTGAACAAAACACTGCTGGCGCAATATGATGACCAAATGCGGGCTTATTATGCATCACGCACAAGCAACAATAAGGACCAAAGCTGGTCAAGTCAGATCACGGCTATTTTGGGTAGGGAAGCGCGCCCTTACATGCTGAATTATTTACAGCAGCAGGGGTATTGCAAAAAATAG
- the adhE gene encoding bifunctional acetaldehyde-CoA/alcohol dehydrogenase: protein MPVTNVAELDELIARVKKAQREFATFSQEQVDKIFRAAALAANNARIPLAQMAAAESGMGIVEDKVTKNHFASEYIYNKYKDEKTCGILEEDKTFGTITIAEPIGIICGIVPTTNPTSTAIFKSLIALKTRNGIVFSPHPRAKNSTAAAARIVLEAAVAAGAPADIVGWIDTPSVEMSNYLMKHNDINLILATGGPAMVKAAYSSGKPAIGVGAGNTPVVIDETADIKRAVASILLSKTFDNGVVCASEQAVIVVDSVYDAVKERFASHGGYILNKDEADKVRKVLLINGALNAAIVGQPATKIAELAGIKVPSDTKILIGEGAKICYEEEFAHEKLSPSLGMFRAKDFTEAVDFACQMVDLGGIGHTSALYTDQDKNDDRVRYFGDKMKTARILVNTPTSHGGIGDLYNFNLAPSLTLGCGSWGGNSISENVGPKHLINKKTVAKRAENMLWHKLPKSIYFRRGSLPIALTDLEGKKRAMVVTDGFLFNNGYADELVTILKDKGMEVEVFYEVAADPTLTIVKKGAEMMRSFKPDVILALGGGSPMDAAKIMWVMYEHPETHFEELAMRFMDIRKRIYKFPKMGVKADLVCITTTSGTGSEVTPFAVVTDDLNGGVKYPLADYELTPTMAIVDANLVMNMPKSLCAFGGVDAVTHAVEAYVSVLANEYSDGQALQALKLLKEYLPSSYANGSKDPIAREKVHNAATIAGIAFANSFLGVCHSMAHKLGAEFHIPHGLANALLISNVIRYNANDNPTKQTAFSQYDRPQARRRYSEIADHLGLTSSGDRTGVKVEKLLTWLDGLKAELDIPASIREAGVNEAAFLAKVDQLAVEAFDDQCTGANPRFPLISELKQLLLDSYYGRAYAPEAVTMGEEVKEAKKDEGKKKK from the coding sequence ATGCCAGTAACCAACGTTGCTGAATTGGATGAACTGATTGCTCGCGTCAAAAAAGCTCAACGCGAATTTGCAACTTTCAGCCAAGAACAGGTTGATAAAATCTTCCGTGCTGCTGCTCTGGCAGCGAACAATGCTCGTATTCCTTTGGCTCAGATGGCTGCAGCTGAATCAGGTATGGGTATTGTTGAAGATAAAGTGACTAAAAACCACTTTGCGTCTGAGTACATCTACAACAAATACAAAGACGAAAAAACCTGTGGCATTCTGGAAGAAGACAAAACTTTCGGCACTATCACCATTGCTGAACCAATCGGCATCATCTGTGGTATCGTTCCAACTACCAACCCGACTTCTACTGCAATCTTCAAATCTCTGATTGCTCTGAAAACTCGTAACGGTATCGTTTTCTCCCCGCACCCACGTGCTAAAAACTCAACTGCTGCTGCTGCTCGTATCGTTCTGGAAGCTGCTGTTGCTGCTGGTGCACCTGCTGACATCGTTGGCTGGATCGACACTCCATCAGTAGAAATGTCTAACTACCTGATGAAACACAACGACATTAACCTGATTCTGGCTACTGGTGGCCCAGCGATGGTTAAAGCGGCTTACTCTTCTGGTAAACCAGCTATCGGTGTAGGCGCAGGTAACACTCCAGTTGTTATCGACGAAACTGCAGACATCAAACGTGCTGTAGCTTCTATCCTGTTGTCTAAAACTTTCGACAACGGTGTAGTTTGTGCTTCTGAACAGGCTGTTATCGTAGTTGATTCAGTTTACGACGCAGTAAAAGAACGTTTCGCTTCTCACGGCGGCTACATTCTGAATAAAGATGAAGCAGACAAAGTTCGTAAAGTTCTGCTGATCAACGGTGCCCTGAACGCGGCAATCGTAGGCCAACCAGCAACCAAAATCGCTGAACTAGCTGGCATCAAAGTTCCTTCTGACACCAAAATCCTGATCGGTGAAGGCGCTAAAATCTGCTACGAAGAAGAATTCGCTCACGAAAAACTGTCTCCATCACTGGGTATGTTCCGTGCGAAAGACTTCACTGAAGCTGTTGACTTCGCTTGCCAGATGGTTGATCTGGGCGGTATCGGTCATACTTCAGCTCTGTACACCGACCAAGACAAGAACGACGATCGCGTTCGTTACTTCGGTGACAAGATGAAGACTGCTCGTATCCTGGTTAACACCCCAACTTCTCATGGCGGTATCGGTGACCTGTACAACTTCAACCTGGCTCCATCGCTGACTCTGGGTTGTGGTTCATGGGGTGGTAACTCCATCTCTGAAAACGTAGGTCCAAAACATCTGATCAACAAGAAGACAGTAGCTAAGCGAGCAGAAAATATGCTGTGGCACAAACTTCCAAAATCAATCTACTTCCGTCGTGGTTCTCTGCCAATCGCACTGACTGACCTGGAAGGCAAAAAACGCGCAATGGTTGTTACCGACGGCTTCCTGTTTAACAACGGTTATGCTGACGAACTGGTTACTATCCTGAAAGACAAAGGCATGGAAGTAGAAGTATTCTACGAAGTGGCTGCAGATCCAACTCTGACCATCGTTAAGAAAGGTGCAGAGATGATGCGTTCTTTCAAACCAGACGTGATCCTGGCGCTGGGCGGTGGTTCACCAATGGACGCTGCGAAAATCATGTGGGTTATGTACGAACATCCAGAAACTCATTTCGAAGAACTGGCAATGCGTTTCATGGACATCCGTAAACGTATCTACAAGTTCCCTAAAATGGGCGTGAAAGCTGACCTGGTATGTATCACTACCACTTCTGGTACTGGTTCTGAAGTTACTCCATTCGCGGTAGTAACTGACGACCTGAACGGTGGCGTTAAATACCCACTGGCTGACTACGAGCTGACTCCAACCATGGCAATCGTTGATGCGAACCTGGTTATGAACATGCCTAAGTCTCTGTGTGCGTTCGGTGGTGTTGACGCAGTAACTCACGCTGTTGAAGCTTATGTTTCTGTACTGGCTAACGAATACTCAGACGGTCAAGCGCTGCAAGCTCTGAAACTGTTGAAAGAATACCTGCCAAGCAGCTATGCGAATGGTTCTAAAGACCCAATCGCTCGTGAAAAAGTGCACAATGCTGCGACCATCGCTGGTATCGCGTTTGCTAACTCTTTCTTGGGCGTGTGTCACTCAATGGCTCACAAACTGGGTGCTGAGTTCCACATTCCTCACGGTCTGGCTAACGCGCTGTTGATTTCAAACGTTATTCGTTACAACGCGAACGACAACCCAACTAAACAGACTGCATTCTCTCAATACGACCGTCCACAAGCACGTCGTCGTTATTCAGAAATTGCTGACCACTTGGGCCTGACTTCTTCTGGCGACCGTACCGGCGTTAAAGTTGAAAAACTGCTGACTTGGTTAGATGGTCTGAAAGCTGAATTGGACATCCCTGCTTCTATCCGTGAAGCTGGCGTGAACGAAGCTGCGTTCCTGGCTAAAGTTGACCAACTGGCTGTTGAAGCGTTCGATGACCAATGTACTGGTGCTAACCCACGTTTCCCATTGATCTCTGAACTGAAACAGCTGTTGCTGGACTCTTACTACGGTCGTGCTTACGCTCCAGAAGCTGTAACCATGGGCGAAGAAGTTAAAGAAGCTAAAAAAGACGAAGGCAAAAAGAAAAAATAA
- a CDS encoding YchE family NAAT transporter — protein sequence MDHLSFSVYLKFFIGLTAIINPLGLLPVFVSLTSQQTPQERLRTNTTANFAVMVILWVSMFFGQLILDLFGISIASFRIAGGSLIVLIAWSMLQGKLGEVRHNKEEKGDTLAKESIAVVPLALPLMAGPGAISSTIVYSSQFNSAQQLMGMSLVVVLFCFTSWLIFRAAPLLFRLMGRTGINVVTRIMGLIMMSLGIEIMVAGIKHMFPVLA from the coding sequence ATGGATCATCTCTCTTTTTCTGTTTATCTGAAGTTTTTTATTGGTCTGACCGCCATTATTAACCCACTGGGATTGCTGCCGGTATTCGTGAGTCTAACCAGTCAGCAAACACCACAGGAACGCTTACGGACAAATACCACGGCTAATTTTGCGGTGATGGTCATTCTCTGGGTTTCGATGTTTTTCGGGCAATTAATTCTGGATCTGTTTGGTATCTCGATTGCTTCTTTCCGTATTGCCGGTGGCTCTTTGATTGTGTTGATTGCCTGGTCAATGTTGCAGGGTAAATTGGGCGAAGTTCGGCATAACAAAGAAGAAAAAGGCGATACGCTGGCCAAAGAATCCATTGCGGTGGTACCACTGGCGTTACCACTGATGGCCGGGCCGGGAGCGATCAGCTCCACCATAGTTTATTCGTCGCAGTTCAATTCAGCCCAGCAGTTGATGGGCATGAGTCTGGTGGTCGTATTGTTCTGTTTTACTTCCTGGTTGATTTTCCGTGCAGCGCCCTTGTTGTTTCGTCTGATGGGGCGTACAGGGATCAACGTAGTAACACGTATTATGGGGCTGATCATGATGTCTTTGGGCATTGAAATCATGGTGGCTGGTATTAAGCATATGTTCCCTGTGCTGGCATAA
- the yciA gene encoding acyl-CoA thioester hydrolase YciA, producing the protein MNDVKRYPKGDLIIRTQAMPADTNQNGDIFGGWIMSQMDLAGGMLATEIARGRIATVAVEAMTFHQPVKVGDAVCVHGECTRIGNTSITIKLEVWIKPLLRSERYDRHCVTEAVFTYVAIDDTGHPRPVPKD; encoded by the coding sequence ATGAACGATGTCAAACGCTATCCGAAAGGTGATCTGATCATCCGCACCCAAGCGATGCCTGCAGACACCAATCAGAACGGTGATATTTTTGGTGGCTGGATCATGTCGCAAATGGATTTAGCTGGCGGCATGTTGGCTACTGAAATTGCGCGGGGACGAATTGCAACTGTTGCGGTTGAAGCGATGACTTTTCATCAACCGGTAAAAGTGGGTGACGCTGTATGTGTTCACGGTGAATGTACACGGATAGGAAATACCTCTATCACCATCAAGCTTGAGGTTTGGATCAAACCGTTGCTGCGTTCAGAACGTTATGATCGCCATTGTGTCACCGAAGCGGTATTTACTTATGTGGCTATCGATGACACAGGGCATCCTCGTCCGGTTCCTAAAGATTAA
- the xseA gene encoding exodeoxyribonuclease VII large subunit: protein MAISQPIIYTVSRLNTVVRLLLEQEMGLVWLTAEISNLVQHSSGHWYFTLKDSQAQVKAAMFKGQNRRVSFRPQNGQQILVQGQLSLYEARGDYQLIVEKMQPAGDGLLQMKLEALKAQLTAEGLFAPSRKRPLPAQPKQIGIITSPTGAAVHDMLTILARRDPSLPVILYPSAVQGESAAPALLAALETAWRRDECDLLIIGRGGGSLEDLWCFNDERVVRAIANSPIPIVSAVGHETDVTLADFAADLRAPTPSAAAELVSRDQQQQLHRLTQFIQRLKQATLLQQQRHVLRWQQQQSRLAAQNPQYQLQQKMQRQDELQWRLERVIKQQLDNSSRHYSEQTQRLQQASPARHLSTLKQQHEFLQQRLLKVIQNRQQAGQQKLAQLSGQLQALSPLQVLARGYSVTTNMAGKLIHEYSQVTPGEQLNIQLGKGALRVRTEEVKSET from the coding sequence GTGGCTATATCACAACCTATTATCTACACCGTCAGCCGGTTAAATACCGTTGTTCGTCTCTTATTGGAACAGGAAATGGGGCTCGTTTGGCTGACAGCTGAAATCTCTAACTTGGTACAGCACAGCTCTGGTCATTGGTACTTCACGCTGAAAGATTCTCAGGCACAAGTCAAAGCCGCCATGTTCAAAGGGCAAAACCGGCGTGTCAGTTTTCGGCCACAAAATGGTCAGCAGATCCTCGTGCAAGGGCAACTCTCTTTGTATGAAGCCCGAGGCGATTACCAGCTGATTGTCGAAAAAATGCAACCTGCCGGTGATGGGCTGTTACAGATGAAACTGGAAGCCTTAAAAGCGCAGCTGACTGCGGAAGGGTTGTTCGCACCAAGCCGTAAACGCCCACTGCCTGCGCAACCAAAACAGATCGGCATCATCACCTCCCCAACCGGTGCGGCTGTTCACGATATGCTGACGATACTAGCCCGACGAGATCCATCCTTACCGGTGATTTTATATCCCAGCGCCGTGCAGGGTGAAAGTGCGGCTCCGGCATTGCTTGCGGCGTTAGAAACTGCTTGGCGACGGGATGAGTGCGATTTATTGATCATCGGTCGCGGTGGCGGATCGCTGGAAGACCTCTGGTGTTTCAACGATGAACGCGTAGTGCGTGCGATTGCCAACAGCCCGATCCCGATTGTCAGTGCGGTTGGCCATGAAACGGATGTGACGCTGGCTGATTTTGCCGCAGACCTTCGCGCCCCTACCCCATCTGCAGCAGCAGAACTGGTCAGCCGGGATCAACAGCAACAACTGCATCGTTTAACGCAATTTATACAACGTCTTAAACAAGCCACCTTGTTGCAGCAACAACGTCATGTATTACGTTGGCAACAGCAGCAATCGCGCTTGGCGGCGCAAAATCCGCAATATCAGTTACAGCAAAAAATGCAGCGGCAGGATGAATTGCAATGGCGTTTAGAACGCGTGATCAAGCAACAGTTAGATAACTCATCACGCCATTACTCAGAGCAAACTCAACGTTTGCAGCAAGCATCACCAGCGCGACATTTATCAACTCTGAAACAACAACATGAATTTCTGCAGCAACGCTTGCTCAAGGTGATACAAAATCGGCAACAAGCCGGCCAACAAAAACTGGCACAGTTAAGTGGACAGCTACAGGCACTGAGTCCGCTGCAAGTGTTAGCCCGGGGTTATTCAGTCACCACCAACATGGCTGGTAAATTGATCCATGAATATTCCCAGGTAACACCCGGAGAACAGTTAAATATTCAATTAGGCAAAGGTGCTTTGCGAGTAAGAACCGAAGAGGTTAAATCTGAAACCTAA
- the guaB gene encoding IMP dehydrogenase: MLRIAKEALTFDDVLLVPAHSIVLPNTADLRTHLTKDIVLNIPMASAAMDTVTGARLAIALAQEGGLGFIHKNMSIEQQADKVRRVKKFESGIVTDPVTVRPDMTIAQIKELTFMSGFGGFPVVDTDGSLMGIITGRDVRFVTDLNMLVHEVMTPKARLVTVHENASREVVQALMQKHRIEKVLIVNDDFKLTGMITVKDFQKAESKPNACKDAMGRLRVGAAVGAGAGNEERVAALVAAGVDVLLIDSSHGHSQGVLDRIRDTRKEYPNLQIVGGNVATAKGAEALVDAGVSAVKVGIGPGSICTTRIVTGCGVPQITAISDAAGALEGSGIPVIADGGIRFSGDIAKSIAAGASLVMVGSMFAGTEESPGEIELYQGRSFKSYRGMGSLGAMSKGSSDRYFQTDNAADKLVPEGIEGRVPYKGWLKEIIHQQMGGLRSAMGLTGSATIEDLRTKAEFVKISGAGIQESHVHDVTITKEAPNYRMG, encoded by the coding sequence ATGTTACGCATAGCCAAAGAAGCACTGACTTTTGACGACGTTCTGTTAGTCCCTGCTCATTCAATCGTTCTTCCTAATACCGCAGATCTGCGCACTCATCTGACAAAAGATATCGTGCTGAACATTCCTATGGCTTCCGCTGCAATGGATACCGTAACTGGTGCTCGTTTAGCGATTGCACTGGCTCAGGAAGGTGGTCTCGGTTTCATCCACAAAAACATGTCTATCGAACAGCAGGCGGACAAAGTTCGTCGCGTTAAAAAGTTCGAAAGTGGCATCGTGACTGATCCAGTTACTGTTCGTCCAGACATGACGATTGCTCAGATCAAAGAGCTGACCTTCATGAGTGGTTTTGGTGGTTTCCCAGTGGTAGACACTGACGGTTCACTGATGGGTATCATTACGGGTCGTGACGTGCGTTTTGTGACCGACCTGAACATGCTGGTGCATGAAGTGATGACGCCGAAAGCGCGTCTGGTTACTGTGCATGAAAATGCATCCCGCGAAGTGGTTCAGGCTTTGATGCAAAAACACCGCATCGAGAAAGTGCTGATCGTTAACGACGATTTCAAACTGACCGGTATGATCACGGTTAAAGATTTCCAGAAAGCAGAAAGCAAACCGAACGCGTGTAAAGACGCGATGGGTCGTTTACGTGTGGGTGCTGCTGTTGGTGCGGGTGCAGGTAACGAAGAGCGTGTTGCTGCGCTGGTTGCTGCCGGTGTTGACGTGCTGTTGATCGACTCTTCACATGGTCATTCACAAGGCGTATTGGATCGTATTCGCGACACACGTAAAGAATATCCAAACCTGCAGATAGTCGGTGGTAACGTGGCAACAGCGAAAGGTGCGGAAGCACTGGTTGACGCGGGTGTGAGCGCAGTTAAGGTTGGTATCGGCCCTGGCTCTATCTGTACGACCCGTATCGTCACCGGTTGTGGTGTGCCACAAATCACCGCTATTTCTGATGCTGCTGGTGCGCTGGAAGGTTCAGGTATTCCGGTCATCGCTGACGGTGGTATCCGCTTCTCTGGCGATATCGCGAAATCTATCGCGGCGGGTGCAAGTCTGGTAATGGTCGGTTCTATGTTTGCGGGTACTGAAGAGTCTCCAGGCGAAATTGAACTGTATCAGGGCCGTTCATTTAAATCTTACCGTGGTATGGGTTCATTAGGCGCGATGTCTAAAGGCTCTTCTGACCGTTATTTCCAGACTGACAATGCTGCAGACAAGCTGGTTCCGGAAGGTATCGAAGGCCGTGTTCCTTACAAAGGCTGGTTAAAAGAGATCATCCATCAACAAATGGGTGGTTTACGCTCTGCCATGGGCCTCACTGGTAGTGCTACAATAGAAGACTTGCGTACTAAGGCAGAATTCGTGAAGATCAGTGGCGCAGGGATCCAGGAATCCCACGTCCATGATGTGACGATTACGAAAGAAGCCCCGAACTATCGCATGGGCTAA